In Saccharomyces paradoxus chromosome IV, complete sequence, the DNA window GGCAAAGACACTTGTGTGTTGTGTTAATATGAAGTTTACAACAACAGTCCTCCCCATACAGGGTTTTCCATTCATAATTGTTTAGTTGCTGTTCCTTTACATCGCCATTTCTTATCTATGCACTTTATGACTCTTCCCCTCTCTCTCTTTTGTAAAGCGTAGTAAATTTTATACACGATAACACTTTTTTCGGGTTGGGtaaagtttgaaaaattataaaaagTTTAAGAGTTGATGAAAGGACAAGTTTCAGCATTCTGGTAAACAGCCGTGAATTCGTTGAATTACAGAGAATAACATCCGTGAATACGATAAGTTTTTAACAATGTTCTCATATTCAGATTTCTGTTCAATTGGTACGGCCATGATATTGTCGGCCACCACGTTCCTAATGGGTGTTTTCTTCAGCAACATGCCATACGATTATCATCTTTTATTCAATCCTAACGCCACTCAAGAGCATTTCGATTTGGCTTTGAGACACTATCAAATCTTACATGAGACTCCATTCCCGGTGATTGTTACTTTATGCGTTGTTGCCGGAATTGGTTTGATTGGTGGTACAATCAAAGTTTTCAAGCCAAACCCTGAACTGCAGATGTTCGAATATTGTTCATTGGGGTTGTACGTTTTGGCTATTTGTGTGTTTCTCACTAATGTAAAAACTGGTATTGACTGTTCCGTCAGCCATAAGTGGGGGGAAGTTACCGAAAATCAAGGTTTGGCAGTTATTGCTTCCTCTAACATAATCTTATTGGTTATGTTTTCTGGTGTTATAATCCTACAAATTGGTCTATGGTACAGTAACTGGGATTTGCAAAAACggttgaagaaattttatgctgaagaagaaagggaaGCCGCCAACGCTGGTAAAAAGGCTGAGAAAGCTGAAAGtgtgaaaaagaatgaaaacaaaTCTAAAGGTGCtcagaaaaggaaaaacgCTAAAAAATAGGCTATAAtgtttttacttttcttcttttctttcttcttttcccGTCTGTGacaaaaagagaagattATACGAGTGTAATTGTATAGTAAGATCAATGCTTGTTTAGATGaaatactattaaataaataaaaattctGTCTGCTTCGTGCATAATTTTATAAATAATCCCGTTGAAATAACGAACAAGTACCAGCCTTGCTTAGTAGTCTTGCAATTCACTTCTTTTGCActttttaaataatttctCTCAAAAAGCTATTCGTTTGTTGAATATTTGGCCGAGTGATAGTAGACGCACTGGAACTCGTTTCCTCGATGGATGATCCGGTAGATCCGTTGTATGACGACAAGTATGAAAATCGTCCGGCTTCATGATCTTCCATCCCATAATAAGGGTGTGCTATGTATAAACCATCTGAGGAACTACCTCTGCGTAAATCTctaccattttcaaaagaatctCGTTTATTCTCGCTATTGGTTGTTACTTTATAATTAAGTTCATTTAGGAACGGGTTTGAGAGTGTTTCTCCCTTTTTTACCTCATCGCAACTCACTCTTTTGCCAATATCATGGCTAAAGCCCTTTTTGCTACGATTTTTCACgtttcttctatttctaaTAATTACGAATCCGATAAAAATTACAACTACGACCCCGATGACAACTCCAACCGTAGAGCCGACAATAACACCCGTCCTTTTACTGTTGGTATCTGAACCGTCTTGGGTATTTAGTGCACCAGATAAATATTGATAAAGTTTAGCGTCTCCGGTTATGGTATCGGATGGAATGGTAAAAGTTAACGGAGGATTTGATTCTTTAAGTACAGACGTTTGCGGAAAGTGCGTGTTGAATGTTGTTGATCGTTCTGTAATTTTGTATTGTTGGTCATAGATGACATAAACTGCGCTGTCACTGGTAAATACGGAGTATGTTTCCGATGCAGAGGTTGAAGCAAATGTTGTAAATAGTGGTGTCGTCAGTTTAGTTGTCGATGGCTGTATGGTTGGTACGATTGAAGAAGTAAAAGTCTTCAATGAACTTAGCAGCCCTCTATCAATAGTGATATTGCTTTGgacagaagaagagcaaTTGTTAACCAGATATTGTGGATTTGAAGTGTAATTACGCAAAGAAGTCGTACTACATGCGGTTGATGATAGGTCCTGAATCGAGCTTTCTAGACTTCCAAGCAATTTTGTTGTAACTGAGGATCCGGTCTCGGTCGACGATGCAGCAATCGGGTCTGTAGTTGAAGATGAGCCAGCGAAAGTTTCTGACATGtcaatttcattcaaaCTTCTGGGTTGAGGCATGCTTACGTATTGTGAAGACGTTACATTTAGTAGCATGACAGAGTACCGAAACGTAAAGGGAATGTGAAATTATCTTGCACCTTTTTAATGATGTAAGAATAAATCAGGGCGTCCTGTGAATTACTTTAGTATCTCATGCTGACCTATTTGACTTTTGTTTACGTttattttatgaaaatttcTCTGACGCGAAATCTTTCacgtattttttttacagcGCTCACCCAAAGTACGGCAGGTGCCTTCTAAGTATGATGCGATTATTGAAGTTGATATAATGATTTGATATACACTTTTTctataaaataaatatttgaGCTGCCGCATCCTTCTCCACCCTTCAGTGatgatatattttttaacgGGCAACTCTCTTTTAAATtctgaacaagaagagataAACGACGGACCTTCCTCTACGTTTCGACCATGACTTCGCCTACTCACAGTCCGCATTTGAATCTATTGAGCATAACATCGTggaaaaatgaatatagTTTTTAATGGATTGTTAACGTATACCTAATGGGTTGCTGAGGAAGGTTTCGGTACGGCGTAAATCAACATAAAGATTAATCAATGAAAGAACGAATGCACTGAAACAAAATCATGAATTAATCATGTTCTGAGAATAATGAGAAATCTATTGGCCGTTTCCATATGGATGTTTCATCTCTAACATAACAACTATCACTTTGTTTTAAAAAGTGTTCAGTTGATATTGTCTTTCACT includes these proteins:
- a CDS encoding uncharacterized protein (similar to YDL211C); translated protein: MLLNVTSSQYVSMPQPRSLNEIDMSETFAGSSSTTDPIAASSTETGSSVTTKLLGSLESSIQDLSSTACSTTSLRNYTSNPQYLVNNCSSSVQSNITIDRGLLSSLKTFTSSIVPTIQPSTTKLTTPLFTTFASTSASETYSVFTSDSAVYVIYDQQYKITERSTTFNTHFPQTSVLKESNPPLTFTIPSDTITGDAKLYQYLSGALNTQDGSDTNSKRTGVIVGSTVGVVIGVVVVIFIGFVIIRNRRNVKNRSKKGFSHDIGKRVSCDEVKKGETLSNPFLNELNYKVTTNSENKRDSFENGRDLRRGSSSDGLYIAHPYYGMEDHEAGRFSYLSSYNGSTGSSIEETSSSASTITRPNIQQTNSFLREII
- the SHR3 gene encoding Shr3p (Endoplasmic reticulum packaging chaperone~similar to YDL212W) encodes the protein MFSYSDFCSIGTAMILSATTFLMGVFFSNMPYDYHLLFNPNATQEHFDLALRHYQILHETPFPVIVTLCVVAGIGLIGGTIKVFKPNPELQMFEYCSLGLYVLAICVFLTNVKTGIDCSVSHKWGEVTENQGLAVIASSNIILLVMFSGVIILQIGLWYSNWDLQKRLKKFYAEEEREAANAGKKAEKAESVKKNENKSKGAQKRKNAKK